The following are encoded together in the Longimicrobium sp. genome:
- the pstB gene encoding phosphate ABC transporter ATP-binding protein PstB translates to MPTETPTQAPAELAIRADDFSFWYGGTRALNDITLEMPQKQVTALIGPSGCGKSTFLRSINRMNDLIPGIRHDGDITLRGESVYRTGLDVVQLRKRVGMVFQKSNPFPKSIYENVAYGARVNGLAKGRRALDDLVEHSLKQAALWDEVSDRLDRSALGLSGGQQQRLCIARALAVQPEVLLMDEPASALDPIATQKIEELIYELKDQYTIVIVTHNMQQAARVSDYTAFFYMGSLVEMGRTNTLFTNPREERTEAYITGRFG, encoded by the coding sequence ATGCCCACGGAAACGCCCACGCAGGCCCCGGCGGAGCTGGCCATCCGCGCCGACGACTTCTCGTTCTGGTACGGCGGCACCCGGGCGCTGAACGACATCACGCTCGAGATGCCGCAGAAGCAGGTGACGGCGCTGATCGGGCCGTCCGGCTGCGGCAAGAGCACGTTCCTGCGGTCCATCAACCGCATGAACGACCTGATCCCCGGAATCCGCCACGACGGCGACATCACCCTGCGCGGCGAAAGCGTGTACCGCACCGGGCTCGACGTGGTGCAGCTGCGCAAGCGGGTGGGGATGGTGTTCCAGAAGAGCAACCCGTTCCCCAAGTCCATCTACGAGAACGTGGCGTACGGCGCGCGGGTGAACGGGCTGGCCAAGGGCCGCCGCGCGCTGGACGACCTGGTGGAGCACTCGCTGAAGCAGGCCGCGCTCTGGGACGAGGTGTCGGACCGGCTGGACCGCAGCGCGCTGGGGCTTTCCGGCGGGCAGCAGCAGCGCCTGTGCATCGCGCGGGCGCTGGCGGTGCAGCCCGAGGTGCTGCTGATGGACGAGCCGGCCAGCGCGCTGGACCCCATCGCCACACAAAAGATCGAGGAGCTGATCTACGAGCTCAAGGACCAGTACACCATCGTCATCGTGACCCACAACATGCAGCAGGCGGCGCGCGTGTCGGACTACACGGCGTTCTTCTACATGGGCTCGCTGGTGGAGATGGGGCGCACCAACACGCTGTTCACCAACCCGCGCGAAGAGCGCACCGAGGCCTACATCACGGGGAGGTTCGGATGA
- the phoU gene encoding phosphate signaling complex protein PhoU, protein MSPTPGFRHFHEELAKLKNQLLDMSGLAEDLVTRSLQALRDRDGELAQEVIRRDNDLDAMEVAVDDACIHLLALQQPMARDLRLITMAMKISNDLERVGDHAVNIAEAVRHLAEQPIYLEFPEIEEMGRLATEMLSDALDTFVRADAAGAREVCRRDDRVDALHNSLFRILLTHMMEDPRRIGASMSLFLVSRNLERIADLATNIAEDVVFLVEGRSIKHGAERSPDERRSGGERRAS, encoded by the coding sequence ATGAGCCCGACGCCGGGGTTCCGCCACTTCCACGAGGAGTTGGCCAAGCTCAAGAACCAACTGCTCGACATGTCGGGGCTGGCCGAAGACCTGGTCACCCGCTCGCTGCAGGCGCTGCGCGACCGCGACGGCGAGCTGGCGCAGGAGGTCATCCGCCGCGACAACGACCTCGACGCCATGGAGGTGGCCGTCGACGACGCCTGCATCCACCTGCTGGCGCTGCAGCAGCCGATGGCGCGCGACCTTCGCCTGATCACCATGGCGATGAAGATCAGCAACGACCTGGAGCGCGTGGGCGATCACGCGGTGAACATCGCCGAGGCCGTGCGCCACCTGGCCGAGCAGCCCATCTACCTGGAGTTTCCGGAGATCGAGGAGATGGGGCGGCTGGCGACGGAGATGCTGTCGGACGCGCTGGACACCTTCGTCCGCGCCGACGCGGCGGGGGCCCGCGAGGTGTGCCGCCGGGACGACCGCGTGGATGCGCTGCACAACTCGCTCTTCCGCATCCTGCTGACGCACATGATGGAAGACCCGCGGCGCATCGGCGCGTCGATGTCGCTCTTCCTGGTCAGCCGCAACCTGGAGCGCATCGCCGACCTGGCCACCAACATCGCCGAGGACGTGGTGTTCCTGGTGGAGGGCCGCAGCATCAAGCACGGCGCCGAACGCTCCCCCGACGAGCGCCGCTCCGGCGGGGAGCGCCGGGCGAGCTGA
- the pstA gene encoding phosphate ABC transporter permease PstA, producing MTAPQHAAPLDQLSFRDRRRRISSRVWLALTGVAAALTVLPLLLIFFHLLRAGLGSLNPEFFTSVPAPVGQPGGGVGNGVLGTFLLVGLAGAMGLPVAIGAGVYLAEAEGGPMANGIRFITDVMNGIPSIVIGIFVWAWVVVAMGGFSAFAGGVALAIMLLPMVTRTTEEMVRLVPREMKEGALALGFTRWRTTLGVVLPAARSGILTGVLIALARIAGETAPLLFTAFGNPFWSAGLSEPIAALPVQIFQYAISPFEEQHKQAWAASLLLIALVLAMNLAARFLIRSPYRSR from the coding sequence ATGACGGCGCCGCAGCACGCGGCGCCGCTTGACCAGCTGTCCTTCCGCGACCGGCGGCGGCGCATCTCCAGCCGGGTCTGGCTCGCGCTGACCGGGGTGGCGGCGGCGCTCACCGTGCTGCCGCTGTTGCTGATCTTCTTTCACCTGCTGCGCGCGGGGCTGGGCTCGCTGAACCCCGAGTTCTTCACCAGCGTCCCGGCCCCGGTGGGCCAGCCGGGGGGCGGGGTGGGGAACGGCGTGCTGGGCACCTTCCTGCTCGTGGGCCTGGCCGGGGCCATGGGGCTGCCCGTGGCCATCGGCGCGGGCGTCTACCTGGCCGAGGCCGAGGGCGGCCCGATGGCCAACGGCATCCGCTTCATCACCGACGTGATGAACGGCATTCCGTCCATCGTCATCGGCATCTTCGTCTGGGCGTGGGTGGTCGTAGCGATGGGCGGCTTCAGCGCCTTCGCCGGCGGCGTCGCCCTCGCCATCATGCTGCTGCCGATGGTTACGCGGACCACGGAAGAGATGGTTCGCCTGGTTCCCCGCGAGATGAAGGAGGGCGCCCTGGCGCTGGGCTTCACCCGCTGGCGCACCACGCTGGGCGTGGTGCTTCCCGCGGCGCGCAGCGGCATTCTCACCGGCGTGCTGATCGCCCTTGCGCGCATCGCGGGCGAAACGGCGCCGCTGCTCTTCACCGCGTTCGGCAACCCGTTCTGGTCCGCGGGGCTGAGCGAGCCCATCGCCGCGCTGCCCGTGCAGATCTTCCAGTACGCCATCAGCCCGTTCGAAGAGCAGCACAAGCAGGCCTGGGCCGCGTCGCTGCTGCTGATCGCGCTGGTGCTGGCCATGAACCTGGCCGCGCGATTCCTGATCCGCAGCCCGTACCGGAGCCGCTGA
- a CDS encoding peroxiredoxin yields the protein MAEGLLPVGSEAPVFTAETTEGGRVALPDFRGKQAVLLMFYPQDDTPGCTRQMCTARDEGSRYAEAGIVRFGVNPGSLSSHREFVTKYSLDFPLIVDQDAEIASAYGVLRAGDEVGRATYLIDRDGRIAYAAAGAHGADEVLEALRG from the coding sequence ATGGCCGAAGGACTGCTGCCGGTGGGGAGCGAGGCGCCGGTGTTCACGGCGGAAACGACGGAGGGCGGGCGCGTCGCGCTCCCCGACTTTCGTGGGAAGCAGGCGGTGCTGCTGATGTTCTATCCCCAGGACGACACGCCCGGCTGCACCCGGCAGATGTGCACCGCCCGCGACGAGGGCTCGCGCTACGCCGAGGCCGGAATCGTCCGCTTCGGGGTGAACCCCGGCAGCCTTTCCAGCCATCGCGAGTTCGTGACCAAGTACTCGCTGGATTTTCCCCTGATCGTGGACCAGGACGCGGAGATCGCGTCTGCGTACGGCGTCCTCCGAGCGGGCGACGAGGTGGGGCGAGCGACGTACCTGATCGACCGCGACGGGCGCATCGCCTACGCGGCCGCCGGCGCGCACGGGGCCGACGAGGTGCTGGAGGCGCTGCGTGGCTGA
- a CDS encoding type IV toxin-antitoxin system AbiEi family antitoxin domain-containing protein, which produces MPGERYNAVYELAVENFGYFTIEQATEANVSRKALNAMTRRGTLERVSTGLYRVPAIPLSPFSEYMEASLWPRGLQAIISHDSALVLHQLSDVNPARIHITVPKRHRIQRAVPKLYNVHRADLDAGDVGFVEGIPVTTPVRTIVDCHRAHLGAALVEQAIEDGIRRGVLKRAEAQWLTTECLGRKEC; this is translated from the coding sequence ATGCCGGGAGAGCGATACAACGCTGTTTACGAACTTGCCGTCGAGAATTTTGGCTACTTCACAATTGAACAGGCGACGGAAGCGAATGTCTCGCGTAAAGCCCTCAACGCGATGACTCGGAGAGGTACCCTGGAACGGGTGAGCACGGGCTTGTATCGCGTCCCAGCGATTCCACTGTCTCCATTCTCGGAGTACATGGAGGCGAGCCTCTGGCCGCGTGGGCTCCAAGCGATCATCTCGCACGACAGCGCGCTCGTGCTCCACCAGTTGTCCGACGTGAACCCCGCACGGATTCATATTACCGTTCCAAAACGGCACCGGATTCAGCGGGCGGTTCCCAAGCTCTACAATGTACATCGAGCCGATCTGGATGCAGGGGATGTTGGGTTCGTGGAGGGAATCCCCGTCACTACGCCTGTTAGAACGATCGTGGATTGTCACCGCGCCCACCTCGGGGCTGCGCTGGTGGAACAGGCGATCGAGGATGGAATCCGGCGGGGGGTGCTCAAGCGTGCGGAGGCCCAGTGGCTCACCACCGAGTGCCTCGGCAGAAAGGAATGCTGA
- the larC gene encoding nickel pincer cofactor biosynthesis protein LarC, translating to MRGLIFDPFAGVSGDMTVAALLDLGLPLEWLQRFVADLNLGDIGVSAERVDRKGIAATRLVLNLPHEHAHRHLHHVVKIIEGTRVSPEVRDRAVHAFTLLAEAEAAVHGTTVQKVHFHEVGALDAIIDVLCAVAGCHELGATEFYTRPVALGRGWVDMAHGNFPVPPPAVLKLLAGIPVRDPEFEGECTTPTGAALVKALTNGAPPPVTFTPLANGFGAGTRDPQDRPNVLRLILVEPQAGGEDAVMVVQCDVDDLPPEYVPALLQAVLDAGAADCSAQPLVMKKGRTGVRIEALSEPGALDAVQAALFRAGTTIGLRFWPAARRTLPRRMEAVTWRGQEIRVKRSALPGGGERAKPEFDDVARAAANLGITPLEAYRGLLADGVAREQ from the coding sequence GTGCGCGGACTGATCTTCGACCCCTTCGCCGGGGTCAGCGGCGACATGACCGTCGCCGCGCTGCTGGACCTGGGGCTGCCGCTGGAGTGGCTCCAGCGCTTCGTCGCGGACCTGAACCTGGGCGACATCGGCGTGAGCGCCGAGCGCGTGGACCGCAAGGGGATCGCTGCGACCAGGCTGGTGCTGAACCTGCCTCACGAGCACGCGCACCGGCACCTGCACCACGTCGTAAAGATCATCGAGGGCACCCGCGTGAGCCCCGAGGTGCGCGACCGTGCGGTGCACGCGTTCACGCTTCTTGCTGAGGCCGAAGCCGCGGTGCACGGTACCACGGTGCAAAAGGTGCACTTTCACGAGGTGGGGGCGCTGGACGCCATCATCGACGTGCTGTGCGCCGTTGCCGGGTGCCACGAGCTGGGCGCGACCGAGTTCTACACCCGCCCGGTGGCGCTGGGGCGGGGGTGGGTAGACATGGCGCACGGAAACTTTCCCGTGCCGCCGCCCGCGGTGCTCAAGCTGCTGGCGGGCATCCCCGTGCGCGACCCCGAGTTCGAGGGCGAGTGCACCACGCCCACGGGCGCCGCGCTGGTCAAGGCGCTGACCAACGGCGCGCCGCCGCCCGTGACCTTCACGCCGCTGGCGAACGGGTTCGGCGCGGGAACGCGCGACCCGCAGGACCGGCCCAACGTGCTGCGCCTGATCCTCGTCGAGCCGCAAGCCGGGGGCGAGGACGCGGTGATGGTGGTGCAGTGCGACGTCGACGACCTGCCCCCCGAGTACGTGCCCGCGCTGCTGCAGGCCGTGCTGGACGCGGGCGCGGCCGACTGCTCGGCGCAGCCGCTGGTGATGAAGAAGGGGCGCACGGGCGTCCGCATCGAGGCGCTGTCCGAGCCGGGGGCGCTCGACGCGGTGCAGGCCGCTCTCTTCCGGGCGGGAACCACCATCGGCCTGCGGTTCTGGCCGGCGGCGCGGCGCACCCTGCCGCGGCGGATGGAAGCAGTGACGTGGCGCGGGCAGGAGATCCGGGTGAAGCGTTCGGCGCTCCCCGGTGGCGGCGAGCGCGCCAAGCCGGAGTTCGACGACGTGGCGCGCGCCGCCGCGAACCTGGGGATCACTCCCCTGGAGGCGTACCGGGGCCTGCTGGCCGACGGCGTGGCCCGGGAACAGTGA
- the purN gene encoding phosphoribosylglycinamide formyltransferase, which yields MPDPARLAVLASGGGSNLQALIDRFHRDPARAPARVELVVGSRAGIGALARAEHAGVPHVALDARELGADAFRDRLLDALDAHGIGLVVLAGWLTLLPAEVVARYAGRMINVHPALLPAFGGHGMYGMRVHRAVIAAGVRVSGATVHLVDERYDEGAILAQWPVPVLPGDTAETLAARVLAVEHRILPLTVAALTGGRTAASPTAPLAFDLVPSLIPVDGSIARTMHLPDGH from the coding sequence TTGCCCGATCCCGCACGCCTCGCCGTTCTCGCTAGCGGCGGGGGCAGCAACCTGCAGGCGCTGATCGACCGCTTTCACCGCGACCCGGCCAGGGCCCCGGCGCGTGTGGAACTGGTGGTCGGCAGCCGCGCGGGGATCGGCGCGCTGGCGCGGGCGGAGCACGCGGGCGTGCCGCACGTTGCCCTGGACGCGCGCGAGCTCGGCGCCGACGCATTCCGCGATCGGCTGCTGGACGCGCTGGATGCGCACGGCATCGGCCTGGTGGTCCTCGCCGGGTGGCTGACGCTGCTTCCGGCCGAGGTGGTGGCGCGCTACGCGGGGCGGATGATCAACGTGCATCCCGCGCTGCTGCCGGCCTTCGGGGGCCACGGGATGTACGGGATGCGCGTTCACCGCGCCGTCATCGCAGCCGGCGTGCGCGTTTCGGGCGCGACGGTGCACCTGGTGGACGAGCGCTACGACGAGGGCGCCATCCTCGCACAGTGGCCCGTCCCCGTGCTCCCCGGCGACACGGCGGAAACCCTTGCCGCCCGCGTCCTGGCGGTGGAGCACCGCATCCTGCCGCTGACCGTCGCGGCGCTCACGGGGGGACGCACGGCTGCGAGTCCGACCGCTCCGCTGGCGTTCGACCTGGTGCCTTCGCTGATTCCCGTCGACGGCTCCATCGCCAGGACGATGCACCTGCCCGACGGGCACTGA
- a CDS encoding nucleotidyl transferase AbiEii/AbiGii toxin family protein, with translation MLMTESGRLRRPTTPKTKTVLDQMVGRYSKHYQIPQARIRNWISFMVVAGALERVSDERGTTAFVVKGGVALELRLRMRARATKDFDAVFRHEFGELTDVLDRAFAEPYGDFRFERLGEARDLRGKATRLEVRVEYRGKAWATVQLEVSVAKGHVVESERVRATDLSELGLDGPEFIPCLSARFQIAQKIHAVTTPEREGRENTRHRDLVDLWLLRELGTELSDLRSACEEVFLTRGMHSWPPEVRVPEEWAEPFFRLAHEIGMPIQDVHEAAAGLREWIAEIDRAK, from the coding sequence ATGCTGATGACGGAGTCGGGGCGCCTGAGAAGGCCGACTACACCGAAAACAAAAACGGTGCTCGATCAAATGGTGGGCCGGTACTCAAAGCATTATCAGATCCCACAAGCGCGAATCCGGAACTGGATCTCGTTCATGGTAGTGGCTGGGGCGCTGGAGCGCGTGAGTGATGAGCGCGGTACCACAGCATTTGTGGTGAAGGGCGGCGTCGCGCTGGAGCTTCGGTTACGCATGCGAGCGCGTGCAACCAAGGACTTCGACGCGGTTTTCCGTCACGAGTTCGGCGAGTTGACCGACGTGCTGGACCGCGCCTTCGCGGAGCCATATGGTGACTTCCGCTTCGAACGCCTGGGCGAGGCACGCGATCTGAGAGGGAAGGCGACGCGCCTCGAAGTACGCGTCGAGTATCGCGGGAAAGCATGGGCGACGGTCCAACTCGAGGTTTCGGTGGCCAAAGGACACGTTGTCGAATCCGAACGGGTGCGAGCGACAGACCTCTCGGAACTGGGACTGGACGGTCCCGAGTTTATCCCCTGTCTTTCTGCACGGTTCCAGATTGCGCAGAAGATTCACGCGGTCACGACACCAGAGCGGGAGGGACGGGAAAATACTCGACATCGGGATCTTGTAGACTTGTGGCTGCTGCGGGAACTCGGAACCGAACTGAGCGATTTGCGGAGTGCCTGCGAGGAGGTATTCCTGACGCGAGGGATGCACTCGTGGCCGCCCGAGGTGCGAGTGCCGGAGGAGTGGGCAGAGCCGTTCTTTCGCCTTGCTCACGAGATCGGCATGCCGATACAGGACGTGCATGAAGCAGCGGCCGGCCTGCGGGAGTGGATTGCGGAGATCGATAGGGCGAAGTGA
- a CDS encoding MBL fold metallo-hydrolase, with translation MAEGRGEVAVRSFTGGAFAQNTYLVYCARTHAGILVDPGAATAQALQAARAAGVTIEQIVLTHAHLDHVEGIPVARAEIDAPILLHPDDMMLYGAAPTQASWFGMRMDPLPPVDGELAHGGVVSFGDCKMAVRLAPGHAPGHVILVGDGVAVVGDVIFNGSIGRTDLPGGDLGTLMTSIREQVLTLPDETTLHTGHGDDTTVGHERRTNPFVTGVYGGGGFA, from the coding sequence GTGGCTGAGGGCCGCGGCGAGGTGGCGGTCCGCTCCTTTACCGGCGGCGCCTTCGCCCAGAACACCTACCTGGTGTACTGCGCACGGACCCATGCCGGCATCCTGGTAGACCCGGGAGCCGCCACCGCCCAGGCGCTGCAGGCCGCGCGTGCCGCCGGGGTGACCATCGAGCAGATCGTGCTGACCCACGCGCACCTGGACCACGTGGAGGGCATCCCCGTCGCCCGGGCGGAGATCGACGCGCCCATCCTGCTGCATCCCGACGACATGATGCTGTACGGCGCGGCCCCCACGCAGGCTTCCTGGTTCGGGATGAGGATGGACCCCCTGCCGCCCGTGGACGGAGAGCTGGCTCACGGCGGAGTGGTTTCGTTCGGCGACTGCAAGATGGCGGTGCGCCTGGCGCCGGGACATGCGCCGGGGCACGTGATCCTGGTGGGCGACGGCGTGGCGGTCGTGGGCGATGTGATCTTCAACGGCTCCATCGGCCGGACGGACCTTCCGGGGGGCGATCTTGGTACGCTGATGACGTCCATCCGCGAGCAGGTGCTGACCCTGCCGGATGAAACCACGCTGCACACCGGCCACGGCGACGACACCACCGTGGGCCACGAGCGCCGAACCAACCCGTTCGTCACCGGCGTGTACGGCGGCGGCGGGTTCGCCTGA
- the pstC gene encoding phosphate ABC transporter permease subunit PstC, which translates to MQPVPEQAGALATGPRSFASRLLPRYAQGNVADRSYALALGAFGLAIPVLFAFIVVRVGVASWPAIQRFGLGFVGGTTWDPVAGQFGALPFIFGTLASSLLALLIAVPLSIGLAIFLTELAPRWLAAPIAFGTELLAAIPSVVYGLWAIFVLVPWLRTAIQEPVANAIGDKVGLFAGPAYGSSIMAGGVILAIMIVPFISAVSREVLAAVPVAQREAALALGATRWEMTWQVVLPYAVPGIIGAIILGLGRALGETMAITMVIGNRAEVATSLFAPGATMASVLANEFAEASDDLHLAALMSIGLLLFGITIVVNSVARFLVWRVSLRGGK; encoded by the coding sequence ATGCAACCCGTACCTGAGCAGGCGGGCGCACTGGCGACAGGCCCCCGCTCGTTCGCATCACGGCTGCTCCCTCGATACGCGCAGGGAAACGTCGCCGACCGCAGCTACGCGCTGGCGCTGGGGGCGTTCGGCCTGGCCATCCCGGTGCTCTTCGCGTTCATCGTCGTGCGCGTGGGCGTGGCCTCGTGGCCGGCCATCCAGCGCTTCGGCCTGGGCTTCGTGGGCGGGACCACGTGGGACCCGGTAGCCGGCCAGTTCGGCGCGCTGCCGTTCATCTTCGGCACGCTGGCCTCGTCGCTCCTTGCGCTGCTGATCGCCGTCCCGCTTTCCATCGGGCTGGCGATCTTCCTTACCGAGCTGGCGCCGCGCTGGCTGGCCGCGCCGATCGCCTTCGGCACCGAGCTGCTGGCCGCCATTCCCAGCGTGGTCTACGGCCTGTGGGCCATCTTCGTGCTGGTGCCCTGGCTGCGCACCGCCATCCAGGAGCCCGTCGCCAACGCCATCGGCGACAAGGTGGGGCTGTTCGCCGGGCCGGCGTACGGAAGCAGCATCATGGCCGGCGGCGTCATCCTGGCCATCATGATCGTCCCCTTCATCTCCGCCGTGTCGCGCGAGGTGCTGGCCGCCGTGCCTGTCGCCCAGCGCGAGGCGGCGCTGGCCCTGGGCGCCACGCGCTGGGAGATGACCTGGCAGGTGGTGCTTCCCTACGCCGTGCCGGGGATCATCGGCGCGATCATCCTGGGACTGGGCCGCGCGCTGGGCGAGACGATGGCGATTACGATGGTGATCGGAAACCGGGCCGAGGTGGCGACGTCGCTCTTCGCCCCGGGTGCGACGATGGCCAGCGTGCTGGCGAACGAGTTCGCCGAGGCCAGCGACGACCTTCACCTGGCGGCGCTGATGTCGATCGGCCTGCTGCTGTTCGGCATCACCATCGTGGTCAACTCCGTCGCGCGCTTCCTCGTCTGGCGCGTCAGCCTGCGGGGGGGCAAGTGA
- the purH gene encoding bifunctional phosphoribosylaminoimidazolecarboxamide formyltransferase/IMP cyclohydrolase, protein MPRALLSVSDKTGVVDLARELHGRGWTLLSTGGTARALRDAGLPVTEVSEVTGHPEMMDGRVKTLHPAVHAGLLGRRGHADDAAQMQAHGYEPIDLVAVNLYPFRETVARPDATLDEAIENIDIGGPSMLRSAAKNHAGVWVVIDPADYARVLAAIDAGGEELALRRELAAKVYAHTSEYDRAITEYLARTMAGEGGGSADAFPSAVQLRLTKVQDLRYGENPDQPAAFYREEGASGGLAELRQIHGKALSFNNLLDVDGALLAISAWEGSGLAACAIIKHTTPCGIAVGADAPEAYRKALMTDPTSAFGSVIAFNVPVTEEAAVLLRPNFVEAIVAPSFVEAGLRLLTEKKNLRLLEIPRLASNANELDWKRVRGGFVAQTRLGMGFPEDGWRVVTQRQPSAGEMDDLRFAWRAVASVKSNAILLARDGMALGIGAGQMSRVDSSRIAVMKARDNGFDFQGAALGSDAFFPFRDGVDAAAEAGVRGIIQPGGSVRDAEVIAAADEHGIAMVFTGRRLFRH, encoded by the coding sequence ATGCCGCGGGCACTGCTCAGCGTATCCGACAAGACGGGCGTGGTGGACCTTGCCCGCGAGCTCCACGGGCGGGGATGGACCCTGCTTTCCACCGGCGGCACGGCGCGCGCTCTTCGCGATGCGGGGCTGCCGGTCACCGAGGTCAGCGAGGTGACCGGCCACCCGGAGATGATGGACGGCCGCGTGAAGACGCTGCACCCCGCCGTCCACGCCGGCCTGCTGGGCCGCCGCGGCCACGCGGACGACGCCGCGCAAATGCAGGCGCACGGCTACGAGCCCATCGACCTCGTGGCCGTGAACCTCTACCCCTTCCGCGAGACCGTCGCCCGGCCCGACGCCACGCTCGACGAGGCGATCGAAAACATCGACATCGGCGGCCCGTCCATGCTGCGCTCCGCCGCCAAGAACCACGCGGGCGTCTGGGTGGTCATCGACCCCGCCGACTACGCGCGCGTGCTCGCCGCGATCGACGCGGGGGGCGAGGAGCTGGCGCTTCGCCGCGAGCTGGCGGCAAAGGTCTACGCGCACACCTCGGAATACGACCGCGCCATCACGGAGTACCTGGCCCGGACGATGGCGGGAGAGGGCGGGGGATCGGCCGATGCGTTCCCGTCCGCCGTCCAGCTGCGGCTGACCAAGGTGCAGGACCTTCGCTACGGCGAGAACCCCGACCAGCCCGCCGCGTTCTACCGCGAGGAGGGGGCGAGCGGGGGACTGGCGGAACTGCGGCAGATCCACGGCAAGGCGCTGTCGTTCAACAACCTGCTGGACGTGGACGGCGCCCTGCTGGCCATCTCGGCGTGGGAGGGCAGCGGGCTGGCGGCGTGCGCCATCATCAAGCACACCACGCCGTGCGGCATCGCCGTCGGTGCGGACGCGCCCGAGGCCTACCGCAAGGCGCTGATGACGGATCCCACCAGCGCCTTCGGCTCGGTGATCGCCTTCAACGTTCCCGTGACGGAAGAAGCGGCCGTGCTGCTGCGCCCCAACTTCGTCGAGGCCATCGTCGCCCCCTCCTTCGTGGAGGCTGGACTGCGGCTGCTGACGGAAAAGAAGAACCTGCGCCTGCTCGAGATTCCGCGCCTCGCATCCAACGCAAACGAGCTGGACTGGAAGCGCGTTCGGGGGGGATTCGTGGCGCAGACGCGGCTGGGGATGGGCTTTCCCGAGGACGGCTGGCGCGTGGTCACGCAGCGGCAGCCGTCGGCGGGCGAGATGGACGACCTGCGCTTCGCCTGGCGCGCCGTGGCCTCGGTGAAATCGAACGCGATCCTGCTGGCGCGCGACGGCATGGCGCTGGGGATCGGGGCGGGGCAGATGAGCCGCGTGGATTCGTCGCGCATCGCGGTGATGAAGGCGCGCGACAACGGGTTCGATTTTCAAGGCGCGGCGCTGGGCTCGGACGCGTTCTTCCCCTTCCGCGACGGCGTGGACGCCGCGGCCGAAGCGGGGGTGCGCGGCATCATCCAGCCGGGCGGCTCCGTGCGCGATGCGGAGGTGATCGCGGCGGCGGACGAGCACGGCATCGCGATGGTGTTCACCGGGCGCAGGCTGTTCCGGCACTGA